The following coding sequences lie in one Crassostrea angulata isolate pt1a10 chromosome 10, ASM2561291v2, whole genome shotgun sequence genomic window:
- the LOC128166878 gene encoding transcriptional regulator Myc-A-like: MLIGRKNEKTAIMDYEMFQPCFYENEPETISPSSLPNEDMWKKFELLPTPPLSPRRDDDYDMNSLDLEDFNLIFDEFFEKESAIPKIMTLSETPPNLNSNLIQDCMWSGDSGRYPTGDKNAACPDVNSADCVDPAAVFPYPIHSLNSIHSETKLHSLGTETPSDSEEEIDVVTVEKKQLQQVPVAPTKKTVFTVQSVKTERLDGHDEKFGAAKTTVTVKVKVDCPTDEHPYSLPVSSLKRVRSLPNSPSMSPLPSKRCKRELSDRDMKKVCHKLRASGSSSASSSRNSSDSEDYPEGKRTQHNVLERKRRNDLKFSFFSLRDSVPELVKQERAPKVQILKKASEYIRKLTADERRLESEREMLQEKHEQLRRTLEKLHAREF; encoded by the exons GTCGGAAAAACGAGAAGACCGCAATTATGGACTACGAAATGTTTCAACCCTGTTTTTATGAAAACGAACCAGAGACCATTTCACCTAGCTCTCTGCCAAATGAGGATATGTGGAAAAAATTCGAATTGCTACCGACGCCGCCTTTGTCACCAAGACGGGATGATGACTACGACATGAATTCATTGGATTTGGAAGATTTTAACCTGATTTTTGACGAGTTCTTTGAGAAAGAGAGTGCAATTCCCAAAATAATGACGTTATCAGAGACTCCACCGAATTTGAATTCCAACCTCATTCAAGATTGTATGTGGTCTGGTGATTCTGGAAGGTATCCTACTGGTGACAAGAATGCTGCTTGCCCTGATGTCAACTCTGCTGACTGTGTAGATCCAGCAGCTGTCTTCCCCTACCCCATCCACAGTCTAAACAGCATTCACAGTGAAACTAAGCTCCATAGCTTGGGGACAGAAACACCGTCAGACTCGG aagaagaaattGATGTTGTCACTGTAGAGAAGAAGCAACTGCAGCAAGTCCCAGTTGCACCAACAAAGAAGACCGTATTTACAGTGCAGAGTGTGAAAACCGAAAGATTGGATGGACATGATGAAAAATTTGGTGCTGCTAAAACAACTGTCACTGTTAAAGTGAAAGTTGACTGCCCTACAGATGAACATCCATACAGTTTACCAGTGTCATCACTCAAACGTGTTCGGTCTCTCCCAAATTCTCCCTCTATGTCGCCTTTACCTTCAAAGAGGTGTAAAAGAGAACTTAGTGACAGAGATATGAAAAAAGTGTGTCATAAACTCAGGGCAAGTGGAAGTAGCAGTGCTTCTTCAAGTCGGAATTCCTCAGACTCTGAAGATTACCCTGAGGGTAAAAGGACTCAACACAATGTGTTAGAACGTAAAAGAAGAAATGACCTCAAATTCAGTTTTTTCAGTCTCAGGGATAGTGTACCAGAACTTGTTAAGCAGGAACGTGCACCAAAAGTTCAAATTCTCAAAAAGGCATCAGAGTACATCCGAAAACTTACTGCTGATGAACGTAGACTTGAAAGTGAAAGAGAAATGCTACAGGAAAAACATGAACAGCTAAGACGGACTTTAGAAAAGCTTCATGCTAGGGAGTTTTGA